One genomic window of Arcobacter sp. CECT 8986 includes the following:
- the urtE gene encoding urea ABC transporter ATP-binding subunit UrtE, whose amino-acid sequence MLKIEKVNQYYGQSHTLWDLDLEIKKGRCTCIMGRNGVGKTTLSKVIMGLLPIKDGQLLYNGKDISKLSDYKRAGIAIGYVPQGREIFSQLTVRENLEVGVLSNRNKITKIPEKIYDLFPVLKEMEKRKGGDLSGGQQQQLAIARALCIDPEFLILDEPSEGIQPNIVAQIGEVIDYLTKEENITVMLVEQKLPFARKHGDDFYVIDRGSVVANGEINQLSDDIIKQHLSV is encoded by the coding sequence ATGTTAAAAATTGAAAAAGTAAATCAATATTATGGACAAAGTCATACTCTTTGGGATTTAGATTTAGAGATTAAAAAGGGGAGATGTACTTGTATTATGGGAAGAAATGGAGTTGGTAAAACTACATTAAGTAAAGTTATTATGGGACTTCTTCCAATAAAAGATGGTCAACTTTTATATAATGGAAAAGATATTTCTAAATTAAGTGATTATAAAAGAGCAGGTATTGCTATTGGGTATGTTCCTCAAGGAAGAGAGATTTTTTCTCAACTTACAGTTAGAGAAAATTTAGAAGTTGGTGTTTTATCAAATAGAAATAAAATAACAAAAATCCCTGAAAAAATATATGATTTATTTCCTGTTTTAAAAGAGATGGAAAAAAGAAAAGGTGGGGATTTAAGTGGAGGTCAACAACAACAATTAGCAATTGCAAGAGCACTTTGTATTGACCCAGAGTTTTTAATACTTGATGAACCAAGTGAAGGGATTCAGCCAAATATTGTCGCACAAATTGGGGAAGTAATTGATTATTTGACAAAAGAGGAAAATATTACTGTTATGTTAGTTGAACAAAAACTTCCTTTTGCAAGAAAACATGGAGATGATTTTTATGTTATTGACAGAGGAAGTGTTGTAGCAAATGGAGAAATAAACCAGTTGAGTGATGATATAATTAAACAACATCTATCAGTTTAG
- a CDS encoding urease accessory protein UreD, whose translation MSIKFHFKDDKFNLDKQRLPSRHYYFNEDENYIKLLNIGEGIFPKDRIKTSFRLDNSSLVLTTESATKIYSSKKEYGINSLNIKLENSNLEFINDELILYKDSKYIQTFRLVFDEKSTFFYTDILSRGRSFEDFDFTSMLIKNSFYENKKLEYIEKFDISGDELKDYIFRKSTKNHLFAKIYIKTNHNDYFLDTLHLEEFESFSYSNDKKIIIGSISSDSMSELKKKINYIWELYRKQLNKKRFILGKQ comes from the coding sequence ATGAGTATTAAATTTCATTTTAAAGATGATAAGTTTAATTTAGACAAACAGCGTTTACCTTCAAGACATTACTATTTCAATGAAGATGAAAATTATATAAAATTATTAAATATAGGTGAGGGAATTTTTCCAAAAGATAGAATAAAAACATCTTTTAGACTTGATAACTCATCTTTAGTTTTAACTACTGAGTCTGCAACTAAAATTTACTCTTCAAAAAAAGAGTATGGAATAAATAGCTTAAATATAAAATTAGAAAATTCAAATTTAGAGTTTATAAATGATGAATTGATTCTATATAAAGATTCAAAATATATTCAAACATTTAGATTAGTTTTTGATGAAAAATCTACATTTTTTTATACAGATATCTTAAGTAGAGGAAGAAGCTTTGAAGATTTTGATTTCACTTCTATGCTTATAAAAAATTCATTTTATGAAAATAAGAAATTAGAATATATAGAAAAATTTGATATTTCAGGTGATGAATTAAAAGATTATATTTTTAGAAAAAGTACAAAAAATCATCTATTTGCTAAAATTTATATAAAAACTAACCATAATGATTACTTTTTAGACACATTACATCTAGAAGAATTTGAAAGTTTTTCTTATAGTAATGATAAGAAAATAATTATAGGTTCGATTAGTAGTGATTCAATGTCAGAACTAAAAAAGAAAATTAATTATATTTGGGAACTTTATAGAAAACAATTAAATAAAAAAAGATTTATTTTAGGAAAACAGTAA